One Microvirga thermotolerans DNA window includes the following coding sequences:
- a CDS encoding CatB-related O-acetyltransferase, translated as MTTGPDPKTPHPMPGHPRVGFLKAFVDRPNILVGDYTYYDDPRGPEAFVERCVLHHYDFIGDRLVIGKFCAIATGATFVMNGANHATTGFSTYPFNIFANGWEKGFDWATVQAGFKGDTVVGNDVWIGHEATIMPGVVIGDGAIVAAKSVVTSDVPPYAIVGGNPARLIRRRFPDDVIAELLAIRWWDWDAEKITRNLGAIRGSDLEALRRAA; from the coding sequence ATGACGACGGGACCTGACCCGAAGACGCCGCACCCGATGCCGGGCCATCCGCGCGTCGGGTTTCTCAAGGCGTTCGTCGACCGGCCGAACATTCTCGTCGGCGACTACACCTACTACGACGACCCGCGCGGCCCCGAGGCCTTCGTGGAGCGCTGCGTGCTGCACCATTACGATTTCATCGGCGACAGGCTGGTGATCGGGAAGTTCTGCGCCATCGCGACCGGCGCCACCTTCGTCATGAACGGCGCCAATCACGCCACCACCGGCTTCTCCACCTATCCCTTCAATATCTTCGCGAACGGCTGGGAGAAGGGCTTCGACTGGGCGACGGTCCAGGCGGGCTTCAAGGGAGACACCGTCGTCGGGAACGACGTATGGATCGGCCATGAGGCGACGATCATGCCGGGCGTCGTCATCGGGGACGGCGCCATCGTCGCGGCGAAGTCCGTCGTGACCTCCGACGTGCCGCCCTACGCGATCGTCGGCGGCAACCCGGCGCGCCTCATCCGCAGGCGCTTCCCCGACGACGTGATCGCGGAGCTCCTGGCGATCCGCTGGTGGGACTGGGACGCCGAGAAGATCACCCGAAACCTCGGCGCCATCCGCGGGTCGGACCTGGAGGCCCTCCGCAGGGCCGCCTGA
- a CDS encoding NUDIX domain-containing protein has translation MTTNPVRIRSVDILSDDWAVLKRVTFDYTRRDGRVERQVRQTYDRGNGAAILPYDPARGTVLLVRQFRLPAYVSGHPEPLIEVCAGLLDDRDPETCIRREAEEELGYRLREPRRVLRAFMSPGSVTEQLVFFVARYSPDDRIGAGGGAEDEGEDIEVLELALDEALLMVDRGEIVDGKTVMLLQYARLKGLTVP, from the coding sequence ATGACGACGAACCCGGTCCGCATCCGTTCGGTGGACATTCTGTCCGACGACTGGGCGGTGTTGAAGAGAGTCACGTTCGACTACACACGCCGGGACGGCCGGGTCGAACGGCAGGTCCGCCAGACCTACGACCGCGGCAACGGCGCGGCGATCCTGCCCTACGATCCGGCCCGGGGCACGGTTCTGCTCGTGCGCCAGTTCCGGCTGCCCGCCTATGTGAGCGGCCATCCGGAACCCCTCATCGAGGTCTGCGCCGGGCTTCTCGACGACCGGGATCCCGAGACCTGCATTCGCCGCGAGGCGGAGGAGGAGCTGGGCTACCGTCTGCGCGAGCCCCGGCGGGTGCTCAGGGCCTTCATGAGCCCCGGCAGCGTCACCGAGCAGCTCGTCTTCTTCGTGGCGCGCTATTCCCCGGACGACAGGATCGGCGCGGGCGGCGGCGCCGAGGACGAGGGCGAGGACATCGAGGTCCTGGAACTCGCCCTCGACGAGGCTCTGCTGATGGTGGACCGCGGGGAGATCGTCGACGGCAAGACCGTCATGCTCCTGCAATACGCCAGGTTGAAGGGGCTGACGGTCCCCTGA
- a CDS encoding CYTH and CHAD domain-containing protein, producing MHRANPVPPPREIELKLEWAAGSVADLLAHPLLLRAEPMPERSGILRATYYDTPDLALRRAGLSLRIREREGRFVQTLKAEGGEHGLALARDEWEWPLADGNLALGAASATPLAALLAGSDPAGSLAPVFTVETERQVFECAHGDALIEIGLDRSRIVAGPERAEFAEIELELRQGEVGPLFALALDLADAAALRLSLLTKSERGYRLRGVPEAEAEPARATPIVVLPDWSSADAFRAIARACLFQIVRNEEIVRRARSPEALHQMRVGTRRLKAAAAIFEDMLDDRDSAEAMEELRWIGRKLGRARDIDVHVETLRNAGSGLDRDALAKAEEEQARAYASLLRTFEKRRFRHAILRLAAWIEAGRWQGRKKAGPARALPAGERARKELGRRWKRIRRAARTLAEVGDGRRHRLRIRIKGLRYGIEFFSATFAGRKAERRRRVMLPVLQNLQDTLGELNDLVVAKRILAASGDREAARRRKRLLSRTEVLARRLEKAKPFWSRKAAEEKPRALNNAAGAPIRTP from the coding sequence ATGCACCGAGCCAACCCCGTTCCGCCTCCCCGGGAGATCGAGCTGAAGCTCGAATGGGCTGCGGGATCCGTCGCGGACCTGCTGGCCCATCCGCTGCTGCTCCGGGCGGAACCGATGCCCGAGCGCAGCGGAATCCTGCGCGCCACCTACTACGACACGCCCGACCTCGCCCTGCGCCGCGCCGGGCTGTCCCTGCGCATCCGGGAGCGCGAGGGCCGCTTCGTCCAGACGCTCAAGGCGGAAGGCGGCGAGCACGGGCTGGCCCTCGCCCGGGACGAATGGGAATGGCCCCTCGCGGACGGCAATCTCGCTCTCGGCGCGGCGTCGGCGACCCCGCTTGCCGCTCTCCTGGCCGGCTCCGACCCGGCCGGAAGCCTCGCTCCCGTCTTCACGGTCGAGACGGAGCGGCAGGTGTTCGAGTGCGCCCACGGGGACGCCCTCATCGAGATCGGCCTCGACCGGAGCCGGATCGTGGCGGGACCGGAGAGGGCAGAGTTCGCCGAGATCGAGCTGGAACTCCGGCAGGGAGAGGTCGGGCCCCTGTTCGCCCTGGCGCTGGACCTCGCGGACGCGGCGGCCCTGCGCCTCTCCCTCCTGACCAAATCCGAGCGGGGCTACCGGCTCCGCGGCGTTCCGGAGGCGGAGGCGGAGCCGGCCCGGGCCACGCCCATCGTCGTGCTGCCGGACTGGAGCAGCGCCGACGCGTTCCGGGCCATCGCCCGCGCCTGCCTTTTCCAGATCGTGAGGAACGAGGAGATCGTCAGGCGCGCGAGGTCTCCCGAGGCCCTCCATCAGATGCGGGTGGGAACGCGGCGCCTGAAGGCGGCCGCGGCGATCTTCGAGGACATGCTCGACGACCGGGACAGCGCAGAGGCGATGGAGGAACTGCGCTGGATCGGGAGGAAGCTCGGCAGGGCGCGCGACATCGACGTTCATGTCGAGACGCTCCGCAATGCCGGTTCCGGGCTCGACCGGGACGCCCTGGCGAAGGCCGAGGAGGAGCAGGCGCGGGCCTATGCGTCTCTGCTGCGGACCTTCGAGAAGCGCCGTTTCCGGCACGCGATCCTGCGGCTCGCCGCCTGGATCGAGGCAGGCCGGTGGCAGGGGCGGAAAAAGGCAGGCCCGGCCCGTGCCCTGCCGGCCGGGGAGAGGGCCCGGAAGGAGCTGGGACGCCGCTGGAAGCGGATCCGCCGGGCCGCCCGGACGCTGGCGGAGGTCGGCGACGGCAGGCGGCACCGCCTGCGCATCCGCATCAAGGGGCTGCGCTACGGGATCGAGTTCTTCTCGGCGACCTTCGCGGGCAGGAAGGCCGAGCGCCGTCGCAGGGTCATGCTGCCGGTCCTCCAGAACCTCCAGGACACCTTAGGCGAACTGAACGATCTCGTCGTGGCGAAGCGGATCCTCGCGGCCTCGGGAGACCGCGAGGCCGCAAGACGCAGGAAGCGGCTCCTGTCCCGCACGGAGGTCCTGGCCCGCCGGCTGGAGAAGGCGAAGCCCTTCTGGAGCCGCAAGGCGGCGGAAGAGAAGCCTCGCGCCTTGAACAACGCCGCGGGAGCGCCGATAAGGACCCCATGA
- the yihA gene encoding ribosome biogenesis GTP-binding protein YihA/YsxC → MTDTASDIDPFLETGRKLFAGSADFKWAADSLKALPPMGKLEIAFAGRSNVGKSSLVNALTGRNTLARTSHTPGRTQQLNFFEIGERFHLVDMPGYGYAAVEKEKVQAWTQLIHDYLRGRASLARVYVLIDARHGIKPVDEKVLETLDKAAVSYQIVLTKADELKKGEIEKRIADTAAKIAKRAAAFPVIVPTSSRTGAGIPELRAQIARLLSERGEA, encoded by the coding sequence ATGACAGACACGGCATCCGACATCGACCCCTTCCTCGAAACGGGGCGCAAGCTCTTCGCCGGCAGCGCGGATTTCAAATGGGCGGCCGACTCCCTCAAGGCGCTGCCGCCCATGGGCAAGCTGGAGATCGCCTTCGCCGGCCGCTCCAACGTGGGCAAGTCGAGCCTCGTCAACGCCCTCACCGGGCGCAACACCCTCGCCCGGACCTCCCACACGCCGGGACGGACGCAGCAGCTCAACTTCTTCGAGATCGGGGAGCGGTTCCACCTCGTGGACATGCCCGGCTACGGCTATGCCGCGGTGGAGAAGGAGAAGGTCCAGGCCTGGACGCAGCTGATCCACGACTACCTGCGAGGCCGCGCGAGCCTCGCCCGCGTCTATGTCCTGATCGACGCCCGCCACGGCATCAAGCCCGTCGACGAGAAGGTCCTGGAGACCCTCGACAAGGCCGCCGTCTCCTATCAGATCGTGCTGACGAAGGCGGACGAGCTGAAGAAGGGCGAGATCGAGAAGCGGATCGCCGACACGGCCGCGAAGATCGCCAAGCGCGCCGCGGCCTTTCCGGTGATCGTGCCCACCTCGAGCCGCACGGGCGCGGGCATTCCGGAACTGCGCGCGCAGATCGCCCGCCTCCTCAGCGAGCGGGGCGAGGCGTGA
- a CDS encoding DUF423 domain-containing protein, which produces MSFADRLPVVAAGLSGCLGVALSAAASHLTGGGQLQTAAQFLLFHAPALLAIPALAASSLLHPRLARAAGVLLVLGLALFCGDLSRRAFAGLSLAPMAAPAGGLLLMAGWLATALAGILRPRR; this is translated from the coding sequence GTGAGCTTCGCCGACCGCCTCCCGGTCGTCGCGGCGGGCCTGTCCGGCTGCCTGGGCGTTGCCCTGTCCGCGGCCGCCTCGCACCTGACCGGGGGCGGCCAGCTGCAGACCGCGGCCCAGTTCCTCCTGTTCCACGCCCCCGCCCTTCTCGCCATCCCGGCGCTCGCCGCCTCCAGCCTGCTCCACCCCCGGCTGGCGCGGGCGGCGGGCGTGCTTCTCGTCCTGGGCCTCGCCCTCTTCTGCGGCGACCTCTCCCGCCGCGCCTTCGCCGGTCTTTCCCTCGCGCCCATGGCGGCTCCCGCGGGGGGCCTTCTCCTCATGGCCGGCTGGCTCGCGACGGCACTCGCCGGGATTCTTCGCCCGCGGCGGTGA
- the argB gene encoding acetylglutamate kinase, which translates to MSSSNPAAQQLPDVHVQAEVLVQALPHMQRYDQQVVVIKYGGHAMGDRAAAEDFAEDVVLLEQAGIKPIVVHGGGPQIGRMLDKLGIKSEFKGGLRVTDSATVEVVEMVLAGSINKQIVGWISAEGGKAVGLCGKDGNMVTARKVTRTVVDPDSNIEKVVDLGFVGEPESVNRSVLDQVLSAELIPVLAPVAVGRDGHTYNVNADTFAGAIAGAMMAKRLLLLTDVPGVLDKNKNLIPEMTIDDCRRLIADGTITDGMIPKIETCIYALERGVEAVVILDGKVPHAVLLELFTDHGAGTLIRRG; encoded by the coding sequence ATGTCCAGTTCCAACCCCGCAGCCCAGCAGCTGCCCGACGTCCATGTCCAAGCCGAAGTGCTGGTCCAGGCTCTCCCGCACATGCAGCGCTACGACCAGCAGGTCGTGGTCATCAAGTACGGCGGCCATGCCATGGGCGACCGGGCCGCGGCGGAGGATTTCGCGGAGGACGTGGTCCTTCTCGAGCAGGCGGGAATCAAGCCCATCGTGGTGCATGGGGGCGGGCCGCAGATCGGCCGGATGCTCGACAAGCTCGGCATCAAGTCCGAGTTCAAGGGCGGCCTGCGGGTCACCGATTCCGCGACCGTCGAGGTGGTCGAGATGGTGCTCGCCGGCTCCATCAACAAGCAGATCGTCGGCTGGATCAGCGCGGAGGGCGGCAAGGCGGTCGGCCTGTGCGGCAAGGACGGCAACATGGTCACCGCCCGCAAGGTGACCCGCACCGTCGTGGACCCGGACTCGAACATCGAGAAGGTGGTGGACCTCGGCTTCGTCGGCGAGCCGGAATCGGTCAACCGCTCCGTGCTGGACCAGGTGCTCAGCGCCGAGCTGATCCCGGTCCTCGCCCCCGTGGCCGTGGGCCGCGACGGGCATACCTACAACGTCAACGCGGACACCTTCGCCGGCGCCATCGCGGGCGCCATGATGGCGAAGCGCCTGCTCCTCCTGACCGACGTGCCCGGCGTCCTCGACAAGAACAAGAACCTCATCCCCGAGATGACCATCGACGACTGCCGCCGCCTGATCGCCGACGGCACCATCACCGACGGCATGATCCCGAAGATCGAGACCTGCATCTATGCCCTGGAGCGGGGCGTGGAGGCGGTCGTCATCCTCGACGGCAAGGTGCCTCACGCCGTGCTGCTCGAGCTCTTCACGGACCACGGCGCCGGCACCCTCATCCGGCGGGGGTAA
- a CDS encoding pyrimidine 5'-nucleotidase has product MKALPVDDNPSFREARSFSHVDTWIFDLDNTLYPHTSRIWPQVDERITLYISELFGIDGLSARALQKYFYHKYGTTLRALIDEYDVDPYDFLDFAHDIDHTDIALDERLGAAIEKLPGRKLILTNGSRKHAENVARKIGILDHFDDVFDIAAANFVPKPDRRAYESFLEKHAVEPARAAMFEDIAKNLVVPHDLGMTTTLVVPRTADPFREEFEQEAVRAPHIDHVTDDLAGFLHEQVLPSGR; this is encoded by the coding sequence ATGAAAGCTCTGCCGGTCGACGACAACCCGTCCTTTAGGGAAGCGCGAAGCTTCTCCCATGTGGACACATGGATCTTCGACCTCGACAATACGCTCTATCCCCATACCTCGCGGATCTGGCCGCAGGTGGACGAGCGGATTACCCTGTATATCTCCGAGCTCTTCGGCATCGACGGCCTTTCGGCACGGGCGCTTCAGAAGTATTTCTACCACAAGTACGGTACCACCCTGCGGGCCCTGATCGACGAATACGACGTCGATCCTTACGACTTCCTGGACTTCGCCCACGACATCGACCACACCGACATCGCCCTCGACGAACGCCTGGGCGCGGCCATCGAGAAGCTTCCGGGCCGGAAGCTCATCCTCACCAACGGCTCGCGCAAGCATGCCGAGAACGTGGCCAGGAAGATCGGCATTCTCGACCATTTCGATGACGTGTTCGACATCGCGGCGGCGAATTTCGTGCCCAAGCCGGACCGCAGGGCCTACGAGAGCTTCCTCGAAAAGCATGCGGTCGAGCCCGCGCGGGCGGCCATGTTCGAGGACATCGCCAAGAACCTCGTCGTCCCGCACGATCTGGGCATGACGACCACCCTGGTCGTGCCCCGCACCGCCGATCCTTTCCGGGAGGAGTTCGAGCAGGAGGCCGTGAGGGCCCCCCATATCGACCACGTCACCGACGACTTGGCGGGATTCCTCCACGAGCAGGTCCTGCCCTCGGGACGCTGA
- a CDS encoding calcium-binding protein, whose product MPTYDPTTKTYILTEEEQNYALAEDDFDVHITGNALDNILTGNGTDNRLDGNGGRDTLIGGAGDDRYVLRSVDVTITELADEGDDLIISYIDVDLNDHANVEHAILDGTALHATGSSGSNQIYGNGLANILDGGEGDDILESAGGNDTLDGGRGADQMTGGLGDDVYVVDDLNDIVVEAEGGGTDRVEALIGFSLAPLAHIENLTLIGTGSIDGTGNELVNVIVGNGGNNILDGKAGSDRLEGGAGNDTYVIDADDTLLEGENGGTDTVRITDAYAPATYTLSDNFENLAVAGARDFTATGNALNNNLTGSGGADTFKGEDGNDTLDGGGGADHLEGGKGDDMLLGGAGADMMIGGLGNDLYFVDSSGDTVTEEAGGGAFDRVIAKVSYALTANVEYLALENAGGNINGTGNALDNTMFGNGGSNVLDGGAGRDQLYGATGADTVHGGDGDDSIHEAGGDNDMLYGDAGNDSLEGEGGDDLLDGGTGADSLKGGAGNDTYVVDSSADLVTETAGGGFDTVQAGASFALALDAEVEALTAMGKGALDLSGSDTANALLGNAAANRLRGNGGNDTISGQGGKDRLSGGLGNDVLTGGSDSDVFVFDAAPNRKANLDRIVDFNVRDDTIWLDNAVFRKLGKGTEAKPGKLNKGFFTIGSKAKDKNDFLVYDSKKGVLFYDLDGSGKGKAVEIASLKKGLKMTELDFFVV is encoded by the coding sequence GTGCCCACCTACGATCCAACGACCAAGACCTACATCCTTACGGAAGAGGAGCAGAATTATGCCCTCGCCGAAGACGATTTCGATGTTCACATCACCGGCAATGCCCTCGACAACATCCTGACCGGGAACGGCACCGACAATCGGCTCGACGGCAACGGCGGCAGGGATACCCTGATAGGAGGCGCGGGCGACGACCGCTATGTTCTCAGGTCGGTCGACGTCACGATCACGGAGCTGGCCGACGAGGGCGACGATCTCATCATCTCCTATATCGATGTCGACCTGAACGACCACGCCAACGTGGAGCATGCGATCCTGGACGGCACCGCTCTCCACGCCACGGGAAGCAGCGGGAGCAACCAGATCTACGGGAACGGCCTCGCGAACATCCTCGACGGCGGAGAAGGCGACGACATTCTGGAGAGTGCGGGCGGCAACGACACACTCGACGGTGGCAGGGGCGCCGATCAGATGACCGGAGGGCTCGGCGACGACGTCTACGTCGTCGACGATCTCAACGACATCGTCGTCGAAGCGGAAGGCGGAGGAACCGACAGGGTCGAGGCTCTCATCGGCTTCAGCCTGGCGCCTCTGGCTCACATCGAGAACCTCACGCTCATCGGCACGGGGAGCATCGACGGCACCGGCAACGAGCTCGTCAACGTCATCGTCGGCAACGGCGGGAACAACATCCTCGACGGAAAGGCGGGCTCGGACCGGCTGGAGGGCGGCGCGGGCAACGACACCTACGTCATCGACGCGGACGATACTCTGCTCGAGGGGGAGAACGGCGGCACCGACACCGTCAGGATCACCGATGCCTATGCCCCGGCCACGTACACACTCTCGGACAATTTCGAGAACCTCGCCGTCGCGGGCGCCCGGGACTTCACGGCGACCGGCAATGCCCTCAACAACAACCTGACCGGCAGCGGCGGCGCCGACACGTTCAAGGGCGAGGACGGCAACGACACGCTCGACGGCGGCGGCGGAGCCGACCACCTGGAGGGCGGCAAGGGCGACGACATGCTCCTCGGCGGCGCAGGCGCCGACATGATGATCGGCGGACTCGGCAACGACCTCTACTTCGTCGACTCCTCCGGCGACACGGTGACGGAGGAGGCAGGCGGCGGCGCCTTCGACCGGGTGATCGCGAAGGTCAGCTATGCCCTCACCGCGAACGTGGAGTACCTCGCGCTCGAGAATGCCGGCGGCAACATCAACGGCACCGGCAACGCCCTCGACAACACGATGTTCGGCAACGGCGGGAGCAACGTCCTCGACGGCGGCGCGGGCCGCGACCAGCTCTACGGCGCGACGGGCGCCGACACGGTCCACGGCGGCGACGGCGACGACAGCATTCACGAAGCCGGCGGCGACAACGACATGCTGTACGGCGATGCGGGGAACGACAGCCTGGAGGGCGAGGGCGGCGACGACCTTCTCGACGGGGGCACGGGAGCCGACAGCCTCAAGGGCGGCGCAGGCAACGACACCTATGTCGTCGACAGCTCCGCCGACCTCGTGACCGAGACGGCAGGCGGCGGCTTCGACACCGTCCAGGCGGGCGCGAGCTTCGCCCTGGCGCTCGACGCCGAGGTGGAAGCGCTCACGGCGATGGGGAAAGGCGCCCTCGATCTTTCCGGCAGCGACACCGCCAACGCTCTGCTGGGCAATGCCGCTGCCAACAGGCTGAGGGGCAATGGCGGCAACGACACGATCTCCGGCCAGGGCGGCAAGGACAGGCTCTCCGGCGGCCTCGGCAACGACGTGCTCACCGGCGGGTCGGACAGTGACGTGTTCGTGTTCGACGCGGCGCCGAACCGGAAGGCCAACCTCGACAGGATTGTCGACTTCAACGTGAGGGACGACACGATCTGGCTCGACAATGCGGTGTTCCGGAAGCTCGGCAAGGGCACGGAAGCGAAGCCCGGCAAGCTGAACAAGGGGTTCTTCACCATCGGCAGCAAGGCCAAGGACAAGAACGACTTCCTCGTCTACGACAGCAAGAAGGGCGTGCTCTTCTACGATCTCGACGGCTCCGGCAAGGGCAAGGCCGTCGAGATCGCAAGCCTCAAGAAGGGGCTGAAGATGACGGAGCTCGATTTCTTCGTCGTCTGA
- a CDS encoding ferritin-like domain-containing protein has translation MGLLSKDIKTLDDLFIHTLQDIYYAEQQITKALPEMIAKASDQQLKQAFQTHLAETEHQIQMVEQVFRMHGHDPKGATCPAIDGIIDEAQDIAGDIDDPQVLDAALLAAAQAVEHYEITRYGTLTAWAKQLGREDCASVLHQILEQERATDQKLNRIAESKINTRAA, from the coding sequence ATGGGTCTCTTGTCGAAGGACATCAAGACGCTGGATGACCTGTTCATCCACACTCTCCAGGACATCTACTATGCGGAGCAGCAGATCACGAAGGCGCTGCCCGAGATGATCGCCAAGGCGAGCGATCAGCAGCTGAAGCAGGCTTTCCAGACCCATCTCGCGGAGACCGAGCACCAGATCCAGATGGTCGAGCAGGTCTTCCGGATGCACGGCCACGATCCCAAGGGCGCGACCTGCCCGGCCATCGACGGGATCATCGACGAGGCGCAGGACATCGCGGGCGACATCGATGATCCGCAGGTGCTCGATGCCGCGCTTCTGGCCGCCGCGCAGGCCGTGGAGCATTACGAGATCACCCGCTACGGCACCCTGACCGCCTGGGCGAAGCAACTCGGCCGCGAGGACTGCGCGAGTGTCCTGCACCAGATCCTCGAGCAGGAGCGCGCCACGGACCAGAAGCTCAACCGTATCGCCGAGAGCAAGATCAACACCCGCGCGGCTTGA
- a CDS encoding DNA recombination protein RmuC, translating into MNDPVVLFGSLAMPLGKLLAGAAAGCLLLLVVLTVLFLRSRRERALEAAMAAERAREMDDKMAELTRIQAEMTGRMQTIAEVFGTRQSDFVRLISERIDGLQHRVGQGLEATTRHQAESLSRLNERLAVIDAAQRNLKDLTGEIVGLKDVLANKQARGAYGQGRMEAIVRDGLPSGAFEFQPTLSNRMRPDCLVRLPGDSRGLVVDAKFPLEAFTQFREARDDEGRARAAARVRNDVLVHVRDIAEKYLIPGETQDIAIMFVPAESIYADLAEHFEDVVQKAHRARIVIVSPSLLALAIQVMQSLVRDARIREEAHVIQVEVQKLLEDVERLSGRVAKLDAHFRQAQEDVTQIRVSTEKIVKRGQKIETLDFEEGAAEAKAEWIRLHGPGLRAVE; encoded by the coding sequence ATGAACGATCCCGTTGTCCTGTTCGGCTCCCTGGCCATGCCGCTCGGGAAATTGCTGGCCGGAGCCGCCGCCGGCTGCCTCCTGCTCCTCGTCGTCCTGACCGTCCTCTTCCTGCGCAGCAGGCGGGAGCGAGCGCTGGAGGCCGCCATGGCCGCGGAGAGGGCGCGGGAGATGGATGACAAGATGGCCGAGCTGACCCGGATCCAGGCCGAGATGACGGGGAGGATGCAGACCATCGCGGAGGTGTTCGGCACCCGGCAGAGCGATTTCGTGCGCCTCATCTCCGAGCGCATCGACGGGCTGCAGCACCGGGTCGGCCAGGGGCTGGAGGCGACGACGCGCCACCAGGCGGAGAGCCTGTCGCGGCTCAACGAGCGTCTCGCCGTGATCGACGCCGCGCAGCGCAATCTCAAGGACCTCACGGGCGAGATCGTCGGCCTCAAGGACGTTCTCGCCAACAAGCAGGCCCGGGGCGCCTACGGGCAGGGCCGCATGGAGGCGATCGTTCGGGACGGGCTTCCGAGCGGCGCCTTCGAGTTCCAGCCGACCCTCTCGAACCGGATGCGGCCCGACTGCCTGGTGCGCCTGCCCGGCGACAGCCGGGGCCTCGTGGTGGACGCCAAGTTCCCCCTCGAGGCCTTCACCCAGTTCCGCGAGGCGCGGGACGACGAGGGGAGGGCGAGGGCCGCCGCGAGGGTCAGGAACGACGTCCTGGTCCATGTACGTGACATCGCCGAGAAATACCTCATTCCCGGCGAGACGCAGGACATCGCGATCATGTTCGTGCCGGCGGAGTCGATCTATGCGGATCTCGCGGAGCATTTCGAGGACGTGGTCCAGAAGGCGCACCGCGCGCGCATCGTCATCGTGTCTCCGTCCCTGCTCGCCCTCGCGATTCAGGTCATGCAGTCGCTCGTGCGCGACGCCCGCATCCGCGAGGAGGCGCATGTCATCCAGGTGGAGGTGCAGAAGCTGCTGGAGGACGTGGAGCGCCTCAGCGGGCGCGTGGCCAAGCTCGACGCCCATTTCCGCCAGGCGCAGGAGGACGTGACGCAGATCCGGGTCTCGACGGAGAAGATCGTCAAGCGCGGCCAGAAGATCGAGACCCTCGACTTCGAGGAGGGGGCGGCGGAGGCGAAGGCCGAATGGATCAGGCTCCACGGACCGGGCCTGCGCGCCGTGGAGTGA
- the def gene encoding peptide deformylase, with protein sequence MTIRPLVILPDPKLRLVSEPVQAITDEIRTLAEDMLETMYDAPGVGLAAIQIGVPLRVVTIDVSKSETERQPMVLINPEITWASEEKRTYEEGCLSIPEYYEEVERPDRVRFRYMNLDGETVEQEAGDLLATCVQHEIDHLNGVLFIDYLSKLKRDRVMTKFRKAARREASGA encoded by the coding sequence ATGACGATCAGACCCCTCGTAATTCTGCCCGATCCCAAGCTCCGGCTGGTTTCCGAGCCCGTGCAGGCGATCACGGACGAGATCCGGACCCTCGCCGAGGACATGCTCGAGACCATGTACGATGCGCCGGGCGTCGGCCTCGCGGCGATCCAGATCGGCGTTCCCCTGCGGGTGGTCACCATCGACGTGTCGAAATCGGAGACCGAGCGGCAGCCGATGGTGCTCATCAATCCCGAGATCACCTGGGCTTCCGAGGAGAAGCGCACCTACGAGGAAGGCTGCCTGTCGATTCCCGAATATTACGAGGAGGTGGAGCGTCCGGACCGGGTGCGGTTCCGCTACATGAACCTCGACGGCGAGACCGTCGAGCAGGAGGCCGGGGACCTGCTCGCGACCTGCGTGCAGCACGAGATCGACCACCTCAACGGGGTCCTCTTCATCGACTACCTCTCCAAGCTCAAGCGCGACCGGGTGATGACCAAGTTCCGCAAGGCGGCGAGGCGCGAGGCCAGCGGCGCATGA